ATATGAAATAGTATACAGTAAGTTTTTTGATGGATTCAAAACAAGATAATTAATAATAGTTTTACATAAGTAAATATTATTATCTAAATAAAGCCTATCAACAAGCAATAGTGTTGGTAGGCTTTTTACACGCTAATTATAAATTAATATTAATAATTTCTTAATTAATACAAAGTATACAAAGGATATTACTTTATATTATAAATATATGTTCATATATTGAACATACCATATAAGGCATAAAAATGGCATAAATTCTCTTTTGAATATGTTTTAGCAACTAAAATATATTGACAAATTCCAGTAACAGTGATAATCTTTTAGTTACTAAAATATATTACTTAGTAATTTGAAGGAGGAATGAATTTTGAAAATATTGATTGCATTTTTTTCGGCAACGGGCAACACTAAAAAAATAGCAACTGTAATTAAAAACAAACTAAAAGAACTTGATGTAGATGTTACTAGTTTAGATATTACTTCTTATTCAAGTAGACAAAGAGAATTGATAATTAATGAATATGATGGTATTTTTTTTGGATTCCCTATTTATTCTATGAGAGCTCCTAGGATATGCAGAGAATGGTTACAAAGAATAGATGGAAAAGGCAAAAAGTGTTCAGTTTTCTTTACTTATGGTGGATTTGGAAAGGACCCAGCTCATTATTATATTAAACAGTTATTGGATGTACATAACTTCAAATTAGTTTCTTCAGCAGAATTTGTAAGTGCTCATACTTTTAATTATAGCGGATGGTTGGCTGCTGAAAATCGTCCTAATAAATCAGATTATAATATTGCAGAAGAATACACAGTTAAAACAATAAACAAATTTATCAGTAATGAACCTTATGAACCTATAGAATATGATAAACCATTATACAGCTCTGATCAATTGGATCAAGCAGAGAAATATCGTTTTCATGTAATTACTAAACTTCCTACAAGAGATTCTGATTCCTGTTCAATGTGCGGATTATGTGAAAACATATGTCCCACAAAGGCAATGGACGCTAAAAAAGGTATTGCTGATATTGAGTCTTGTATAGCATGTTTTAGATGTATAGCTAATTGTCCAGAACAAGTTTTACATACTAATGATATATCCCATACTTGGGAACAAAAGCTAGAATTCCATAAAGCAACAAAAGAAGGAATTGATAAAATGGTAAGTAAAATATATATTTAAAACAGAGAGGTGACAAAATGCACGATTACATTGAAATACTTGAGAGAATGTCCGCTGTACAGTATAGAATAAATTATAATGACAGAAAACCTAAAAGCTTTGGTACAGACCAGATGCTTTATCATTCAGAAATACATTTTATTGAGGCTATAGGTGTTGGAGATATCAACGCTTCTACACTGTCTAAAAAGCTAGATATCACAAATGGAGCAGTAACACAAGTAGCAGAAAAATTGATTAAAAAGGGATTAATACTAAAATACAAAAGAGACTCCAACAAAAAAGAAGTTCTTTTCAAACTGACTGAAAAAGGTAAGATAGCTTATGAAAATCACGAGTTATTTCATAAGGAACTTAATGATAAAGTAATAGAGTATCTAAAGAGGTTAAGCAAGGAACAGGTTGAGGGTATCTTGGGTCTTATTGGTATATGTGAAGAACATTTACCTAGAATTTTATGATCGTTGCTAATAAGGTGATAATAAAAGATTAATTAGACCTATATTTCGTATTGAAATTGCTAAATACTTGAAGGGGTATAAAAAATACTTATTAGAGTAGATATTAGTTATTATATGAATTATAATCTTTTTAGTGAAGGACTATTGGGGAGTATAAAATATAACATATAGATATCTTAGATATTTTTATTAATAGTTATCCTTCACATATTAAGTCGGGGTGGGTTACTATATTTAATAAGGAAAACAGGTCAAGTATATAGTTAACCTGTTTTTCTTTTAAGTTCACTGGGATTGACACCAAACTTTTTCTTGAAAGCTGCTGAAAAATGACTAGGATTTGAATAACCAACCATATTAGCTATTTCTATTACATTTTTTTGACCTTCAATTAAATATTCTCTAGCTTTTTCCATTCGTAGATCTCTTATATATCCATAAATGGTTGTGTTATATATTTGTTTGAATCCAACCTTTAACTTGAATGTATTAAGTCCAATATGCTCAGATAACTCATTTATAGATAATGGATTGACATAATCATTATTAATGATCTCTTTTGCATATTGTAATTTGTCTATATCGTCATTTTTGAGAATTAGCTTTTGGTTAGGTTCATTCTTGATAATCATTTCTTTTAATATCAATGAAATTATTTCTATAGCTTTACTTTGGAGATATAAGATTCTGCATGTAGAATCCTTTGGCAGATTACATCTATGTATCTGATTAAATGCAACCTTGACGTCAGGAATAGTGATTTCTACCATCATATCATTTATAAGGGATTCAAGGGCTTGTTCATCCAAAGTATCTACAGTAAGTTCGGGAAATTGATTAAAAAATTGGTTATTAAAAATAATAGAAATAGATTCCCAATCATCGCTGGTAGAAAAGCTTTCCCATCCATAGGAGCTATTTCTAATAAACTTTATATCTTCTTTCTGTATAGTATGTAATGTGTCCGTTTTCTTATTATTAAATTTCATATGTCCTTTTATACAGTAAATAATTTCAAAGCAGTTAAAATCTAGTTGATACTCGTATTCTAATTTGTTCTTGAATTTCATATCAGCAAAGCATACCTCTATACCGCCATCTAAAGAAATAAGCTCGAAATTACCTTTACCGATGTCATTACATAAATTATATTGTGATTGATTAGTATAAGTATTCTTTTTTTCTAACAAAATATCACTGGAAAATTGGGAGTAGTAATCTTTCATATCATTTATTCTATATTGTTTCATATATTACCTCCAAAATTATAACTAAAACCAAATAAATCATAATAGAGAGTGTCAGTATCAATTGTCTATTAAAATTTTACCAGTGCTGAATATTAATGTCAATGAACTAGTAATCATAATTAGTTAGTGAATATTAATCATAAAGCTGATTGTATGCTTGACATACAACATGTTTAGTTATATACTATTATCGTAATGTATGCTAGGGTTACAAAGGAGTGAGAAAATGAATAATAAAAAGTTGGTAGCAAATACATATTACAAGATGGTAACCAACCATAGAGAGTCACAACTATTTTTTGCAGCATTAAAA
The window above is part of the Vallitalea guaymasensis genome. Proteins encoded here:
- a CDS encoding AraC family transcriptional regulator, with the protein product MKQYRINDMKDYYSQFSSDILLEKKNTYTNQSQYNLCNDIGKGNFELISLDGGIEVCFADMKFKNKLEYEYQLDFNCFEIIYCIKGHMKFNNKKTDTLHTIQKEDIKFIRNSSYGWESFSTSDDWESISIIFNNQFFNQFPELTVDTLDEQALESLINDMMVEITIPDVKVAFNQIHRCNLPKDSTCRILYLQSKAIEIISLILKEMIIKNEPNQKLILKNDDIDKLQYAKEIINNDYVNPLSINELSEHIGLNTFKLKVGFKQIYNTTIYGYIRDLRMEKAREYLIEGQKNVIEIANMVGYSNPSHFSAAFKKKFGVNPSELKRKTG
- a CDS encoding EFR1 family ferrodoxin (N-terminal region resembles flavodoxins. C-terminal ferrodoxin region binds two 4Fe-4S clusters.) is translated as MKILIAFFSATGNTKKIATVIKNKLKELDVDVTSLDITSYSSRQRELIINEYDGIFFGFPIYSMRAPRICREWLQRIDGKGKKCSVFFTYGGFGKDPAHYYIKQLLDVHNFKLVSSAEFVSAHTFNYSGWLAAENRPNKSDYNIAEEYTVKTINKFISNEPYEPIEYDKPLYSSDQLDQAEKYRFHVITKLPTRDSDSCSMCGLCENICPTKAMDAKKGIADIESCIACFRCIANCPEQVLHTNDISHTWEQKLEFHKATKEGIDKMVSKIYI
- a CDS encoding MarR family transcriptional regulator, yielding MHDYIEILERMSAVQYRINYNDRKPKSFGTDQMLYHSEIHFIEAIGVGDINASTLSKKLDITNGAVTQVAEKLIKKGLILKYKRDSNKKEVLFKLTEKGKIAYENHELFHKELNDKVIEYLKRLSKEQVEGILGLIGICEEHLPRIL